In one window of Sciurus carolinensis chromosome X, mSciCar1.2, whole genome shotgun sequence DNA:
- the Uxt gene encoding protein UXT, translating to MATPPKRRALEATGEKVLRYEAFISDVLQRDLRKVLDHRDKVYEQLAKYLQLRNVIERLQEAKHSELYMQVDLGCNFFVDTVVPDTSRIYVALGYGFFLELTLAEALKFIDRKSSLLTELSNSLTKDSMNIKAHIHMLLEGLRELQGLQNFPETPRH from the exons ATGGCGACGCCCCCTAAACGGCGGGCGTTGGAAGCCACGGGGGAGAAAGTGCTCCGCTATGAGGCCTTCATCAGTGACGTGCTGCAGCGGGACTTGCG AAAGGTGCTGGATCATCGAGACAAGGTATATGAGCAGCTGGCCAAATACCTTCAACTGAGAAATGTCATTGAGCGGCTGCAG GAAGCTAAACACTCGGAGTTATATATGCAGGTGGATTTGGGCTGTAACTTCTTCGTTGACACAGTGGT CCCAGATACTTCGCGCATCTACGTGGCTCTGGGTTATGGTTTTTTCCTGGAGTTAACACTTGCAGAAGCCCTCAAGTTCATTGATCGTAAGAGCTCTCTCCTCACAGA GCTCAGCAACAGCCTCACCAAGGACTCCATGAATATCAAGGCCCATATCCACATGTTACTAGAG GGACTTAGAGAACTACAAGGCCTGCAGAATTTCCCAGAGACACCTCGACATTGA